The nucleotide window AGCCTTCCAAGCCGTATCGGCACGCTACTTGGCATAAAGATGAAAGACCTTGAGCGTGTACTTTATTATGAGGCGTATATAGTAGAAAATCCAGGTGAAGCCTTTTATGATAATGAAAATTCAAAAAAGGTCGAAAAATACGACGTGCTAAACGAAGAGCAATATCAAATGCTTATTCAAAGATACGATGAGAGCGGATTTGTCGCTCGCATGGGTGGAGAAGTCATACGTGATATGCTTGCAGAGCTTGATTTAACAGAAATTTTAATCCAGCTTAAAGACGAAATGCAAAGCACAAATTCAGAGGCAAAGAAAAAAAGCATAGTAAAACGTCTAAAAGTCGTTGAGAGCTTTTTAGTCTCTGGCAACCGCCCAGAGTGGATGATGATAACAAATTTACCAGTCCTGCCGCCTGATTTGCGTCCGCTTGTCAGCCTTGACGGGGGTAAATTTGCAGTTTCTGATGTCAATGACCTTTACCGCCGTGTGATAAACCGCAACAGCCGTCTTAAGCGACTAATGGAGCTTGACGCACCTGAGATTATCATACGAAACGAAAAGAGAATGCTACAAGAAGCAGTCGATGCACTTTTTGATAACGGCAGACGTGCAAATGCCGTAAAGGGTGCTAATAAACGCCCGCTAAAATCGCTTAGTGAGATAATCAAAGGCAAGCAGGGGCGCTTCCGTCAAAACCTGCTAGGCAAGCGTGTGGATTTCTCTGGCCGTTCAGTCATCGTCGTTGGACCAAAGCTAAGAATGGATCAGTGCGGCTTGCCAAAGAAAATGGCGCTTGAGCTATTTAAGCCGCACCTTTTAGCTCGCCTTGAAGAGAAGGGCTATGCAACCACAGTTAAGCAGGCTAAAAAGATGATAGAGGATAAGACAAATGAAGTCTGGGAGTGCCTTGAAGAGGTGGTAAAAGATCACCCTGTAATGCTAAACCGTGCGCCGACGCTTCACAAGCTTTCTATCCAGGCCTTTCACCCAGTGCTAGTTGAGGGCAAGGCTATCCAGCTTCATCCGCTAGTTTGTGCGGCATTTAACGCCGACTTTGACGGAGATCAGATGGCAGTACACGTCCCTCTAAGCCAAGAGGCTATTGCGGAGTGTAAAATTCTAATGCTAAGCTCCATGAATATCCTTCTACCTGCAAGTGGCAAGGCTATAACGGTACCAAGCCAGGATATGGTTTTGGGGCTTTATTATCTAAGCCTTGAGCGAGAGGGCAGCAAGGGTGAGAATAAAATTTTTGCTAGCGTTGATGAAGTAATGATAGCTGAGGAGGCAAACGCTCTAGGGCTTCACGCAAAAATCAAGACAAATATCGAAGGTAAGACCCTATTTACCACAGCTGGTAGGCTTATACTTCGCTCAGTGTTGCCTGATTTTGTGCCAGATGATATGTGGAATAAAATTCTAAAGAAAAAAGACATAGCCAACCTAGTTGATTATGTTTATAAAAATGGCGGACTTGAAGTAACGGCTGAATTCCTAGACAAGCTTAAAAATCTAGGCTTCCGCTACGCGACAAAAGCTGGTATTTCAATCTCGATTGCTGATATTATCGTGCCTGAAAATAAAGAGGAGCGTATAGACGAAGCCAAGAAAAAGGTGCGTGAAATTCAGCGCCAATATGGCTCTGGCCTATTAACAGATAGCGAAAGGTATAATAAAATCGTCGATATTTGGACGGATACAAATAACCAAGTAGCAAGCGAGATGATGGGGCTTATCAGAAATGACAAGGGTGGCTTTAACTCTATTTATATGATGGCAGATAGTGGTGCTAGGGGCTCTGCAGCTCAAATTCGTCAGCTAGCTGGTATGCGTGGCCTAATGGCCAAGCCAGATGGTTCAATTATCGAAACGCCAATCGTCTCAAACTTCCGCGAGGGGTTAAATATGATGGAGTACTTTATCTCCACTCACGGCGCACGTAAGGGTCTAGCCGATACTGCCTTAAAGACAGCAAACGCTGGTTATCTAACTCGTAAGCTAATTGACGTAGCGCAAAATGTTAAGGTTACCATTGATGATTGCGGCACTCACGAGGGCGTTGAGATAACAGAAATCACCGAAAACGGCGAGCTAATCGAAAGCCTAGAAGAGCGAGTACTAGGTCGCGTGCTAGCTGATGACGTGATAGATCCAATCACAAATGAAATTCTCTTTGCCGAAGGGACGCTAATCGACGAAGAAAAGGCAAAAATCTTAGGTGAGAGCGATATAAAATCAGTCAGCATCCGCACCCCAATCACGTGCAAGGCAGCCAAGGGCGTGTGTGCGAAGTGCTACGGCATAAACCTAGGCGAGGGCAAGCTTGTTAAGCCAGGTGAAGCTGTGGGCATTATCTCTGCTCAAAGTATCGGCGAGCCGGGTACACAGCTAACACTTAGGACTTTCCACATCGGTGGAACGGCAAGCACTGAACAGCAAGACCGCCAAGTCGTCGCAAGCAAAGAGGGCTTTATCCGCTATTATAACCTTAACACATACGAAAATGGTGGCAAGCACATCGTGGCAAATCGCCGTAATGCAGCCGTGCTTTTGGTTGAGCCAAAGATAAAATCGCCAATTGATGGGGTTATAAGTATAGATGTGGCTCATGAGGATATAAATATAACCATAACAGGTAAAAAAGAAAAGGTAAGCTACGTTTTACGCCGTGGAGATTTGGCTAAGCCAAACGAGCTAGCAGGCGTAAGTGGCAAAGTAGAAGGTAAAATTTATATTCCTTACTCAGATGGCGATAGTGTGAATGCAAACGAGAGCATAGCCGAGATTATAAAAGAGGGCTGGAACGTGCCAAATCGTATTCCGTTTGCCAGCGAGCTACGCATAGCCGACGGCGAGCCGGTAACGCAAAAAATCGTCTCAGGGGCTAGTGGGGTTATTAAATTCTTTATCCTAAAGGGCGATTATTTAGAGCGTGTTAAGGATATTAAAAAAGGCTATCAGGTAGAGGAGAAGGGGCTTTTTGTCGTCGTTTCTGATAAGGACGGTAGAGAGGCGGTACGCCACTACATACCACGCCACTCGATAATCGAGCTTGATGATAATAGTGCGGTTGAGTCAAGTAGTGTCATAGCTATGCCAAAAGAGGGTGCAAACTTAGTTGTGGCTGAGTGGGATCCATACTCTACGCCTATTATCGCTGAAGAAGCAGGCGTGGTGGCATTTGAGGATATTGAGCCAGGATATTCAGCAGCTGAGCAGTATGATGAGGCGACAGGGCAGAGCAGGCTAGTGATAAATGAGTACCTCCCAGGAGGCGTAAAACCAACTATCATTATAGCTACAAAATCAGGCACTATCCGATACCAGCTAGAGCCAAAGACGGCTATTTTCGTCTCTGATGGTGCTAGTGTGGCTCAGGCGGATTTGTTAGCCAAGACACCAAAAGCGGTGGCAAAATCAAAAGACATCACAGGTGGTCTACCTCGTGTTAGTGAGCTATTTGAGGCTAGAAAGCCAAAAAATACGGCGATTGTGGCTGAGATTGACGGCGTAGTACGCTTTGATAAGCCGCTTCGCTCAAAAGAGCGTATCATCATCACGGCTGAGGATGGCACCACATCTGAGTATCTAATAGATAAAACACGCCAAATTCAGGTTCGCGATGGGGAGTTTGTACATGCTGGCGAGAAGCTAACAGACGGTGTCATTTCTAGCCATGATGTGCTTAGAATTTTGGGCGAAAAGGCACTGCATTATTATCTAATCAGCGAGATTCAGCAGGTTTACCGCCGCCAGGGTGTTGCGATTTCGGATAAGCACATTGAGATTATCGTCTCTCAAATGCTCCGCCAGGTTAAAATCGTCGATAGTGGTAACACAAACTTTATCGTAGGCGATATGGTTTCTAGGGTTAAATTTAAAGAGGAGAATGAGCGCATTATGAAAATGGGTGGTGAGCCAGCCATTGCTGAGCCTGTTCTGCTGGGTGTTACTCGTGCTGCTATAGGTAGTGATAGCGTTATTTCGGCCGCTTCATTCCAAGAGACCACAAAGGTGCTTACAGAGGCGTCGATTGCGGCTAAATTTGATCACTTAGAGGATCTAAAAGAAAACGTCATCTTAGGGCGCATGATACCTGTTGGCACAGGGCTTTATAAAGATAAAAAGGTCAAAATAAAGCAGCTTTAGGTTTTTAAATTTTAAAAAGCTGACTTGCCTCGTTAGCGTATTTTAGGAGCTTTGCTTCGTCGCTTCGAGGCTTATACTAGTAAAATTTGGCTCGATAGATTATATGTCTAATCTATGCCAAATTTTACTTCTTAACATCATAAAATCATCTTTTAATACTTCGCATTTTAAAACAATCCAGCTTGTATTACTATTTTAAAATAAGGCATTTCATTTAAAAAGCTTTGCTTTTCATTGATTTTGTGGGTTAAATTAATTTAGTCATAGATAAAGTGATGTGGATTTAAAGCATTTAAATTCGTGCTAGCTATGGATTATGTTAGTAAAGCAAAGTTTTGTGCTTAAGCGTCTTATATAGGAGCAGATTGCATTAAATATGCAAATTTAAAGCATAAATTTATAAAATCCATCTAGACAAGCTCTAGTTGGGTTTTTGCTTTAAGGTAGCTAGTCTAGGCTAAATATTTTTTAAAAAATGGCACGATTTTCTCAAGAGCTTGTGAGGTAGTAGCTGGCTTGTAGTATAAATCATAGTGTGAATACCCTTTTATCACGACTAGTTCCTTGTCTTTTGAGGCGGCTTTGCGGATTATCTCGTAGCCATCGTGATATGAACCAAACTTGCCTACCACGTCGCCCACGATCGCCATTAAAGGCGTTTAATAACGCCTCGACTAGATTAAACGCATCACAAGCAAGCGCACCGCTGCTTAAAGAGTATTATATTTGTTACACAGTTTGGCTTTGAAACTCGGTTTGGATAATAAGTTGCATCAAAGTCAGCGTCAGATTTTTAGCTTCATCTACGCTATGGTATTTAATTCTCCTGCCCTTTTGGCTCAGCATTTCTAACCTTAAGCATATTCTCTAAAACACTGTTTTGGTCATATCCACTAAAGCGCTCTCTCTATAAAGCCTACCAAAATTCACCCCAGACACCGTAGCCACTGCACGAAAGCGCTTTTTACTCATTGCTGCATTTATAGCATATCCGCATTACGCCACAGACGCCAAGTGCTCCTATTTTATCACTATTTACAATTACATAATCACACACGTATTTAAAATCAAGCACCCTTAATGATGGCTCCTCTAGCCTACGTGGCTCGCCACCACTTTCTCCTTGAAATCCAGTGTCAAATGCCACCGCCACAAAGCCAGCCTTAGCTAGGGCTGTGGCATATACGTTGCCTGCGGTTTGCTCCTTGCAGCTGCCTATTGGATGGGTGCAGATGATGGCTGGATATTTTTTGCTATCGCTAAAGTCATCTGGGTAGTAAATGCTTGCTGAAATATCCCAAGCCAGGGATTTTATTTCATTTTTGCATTTAGTAAATTTTTAATTTTTATCTTTTGAATTATGCCCAAACTTATAAAAACATTTAAATTCTAAATTGGCGAGTGGATAATGTGTTTCCAAAAGCAACACATTTATAAATTTTTAAAGCCTTATCTATAAAATCCATAAAAAACGCAAGCAAAAATATTGTAAATTATGCAGATTAATTTATCCCCAAGGAGAGCACATGCAACACTTAAAGTGGTTTAAAGCAGACTACGTTAAGTTTAAAAATCTAGCAAAGGAGGTTTTAAAAGATAGGGTATATGACAGCTATTTGCTTCGTTACGCATATGGTATAGACGCTAGCTGTTATGCTTATACACCAAAGATAGTCGTTAAGGTTAAAAATGAAGCCGAAGTTATAGCTATACTTAAAATAGCCTCTGAGTGCTCTACTCCAGTTACGTTTCGTGCAGCTGGTAGCTCGCTATCTGGGCAGGCTTGTAGCGATAGCGTTTTAGTCGTGGCAAATGAGGGCTGGCGGGATTATGAGATAAAAGAAAATGGCAATCTAATAAGCCTAGCCCCAGGCGTCATAGGCGCAGATGCAAACGAGCGCTTAAAGCCATTTGGCACACGCATAGGACCAGACCCAGCCACGATAAATACCGCTATGATAGGTGGAATTTATAGCAATAACTCAAGCGGTATGTGCTGCGGCGTGGCGCAAAACAGCTATAATACCGTAAGGTCAGTTAGGGTGATTTTGCTTGATGGTTTTGTGCTAGATACGGCTGATGAGGCTAGTGTGGCGCAGTTTATGCAGACGCACTCTTATATGGTAAATGAGCTTTTAAATCTGCGCGAGGAGATAGTAAAAGACCCAGAGTTAAGCGCGCTAATAGCTAGAAAATACAAGATAAAAAACACCACAGGCTATGCGATAAACAGCTTGCTTGATTTTAGCGATATAAAAGAAATTTTAAATCATATATTCATAGGTGCAGAGGGGACGCTGGGATTTATTAGTAGGGTGGATTATGAGTGT belongs to Campylobacter sp. 19-13652 and includes:
- the rpoC gene encoding DNA-directed RNA polymerase subunit beta' — encoded protein: MSELKPIEIKEEARPRDFEAFQLRLASPEKIKSWSYGEVKKPETINYRTLKPERDGLFCAKIFGPIRDYECLCGKYKKMRYKGIKCEKCGVEVTTSKVRRSRMGHIELVTPVAHIWYVNSLPSRIGTLLGIKMKDLERVLYYEAYIVENPGEAFYDNENSKKVEKYDVLNEEQYQMLIQRYDESGFVARMGGEVIRDMLAELDLTEILIQLKDEMQSTNSEAKKKSIVKRLKVVESFLVSGNRPEWMMITNLPVLPPDLRPLVSLDGGKFAVSDVNDLYRRVINRNSRLKRLMELDAPEIIIRNEKRMLQEAVDALFDNGRRANAVKGANKRPLKSLSEIIKGKQGRFRQNLLGKRVDFSGRSVIVVGPKLRMDQCGLPKKMALELFKPHLLARLEEKGYATTVKQAKKMIEDKTNEVWECLEEVVKDHPVMLNRAPTLHKLSIQAFHPVLVEGKAIQLHPLVCAAFNADFDGDQMAVHVPLSQEAIAECKILMLSSMNILLPASGKAITVPSQDMVLGLYYLSLEREGSKGENKIFASVDEVMIAEEANALGLHAKIKTNIEGKTLFTTAGRLILRSVLPDFVPDDMWNKILKKKDIANLVDYVYKNGGLEVTAEFLDKLKNLGFRYATKAGISISIADIIVPENKEERIDEAKKKVREIQRQYGSGLLTDSERYNKIVDIWTDTNNQVASEMMGLIRNDKGGFNSIYMMADSGARGSAAQIRQLAGMRGLMAKPDGSIIETPIVSNFREGLNMMEYFISTHGARKGLADTALKTANAGYLTRKLIDVAQNVKVTIDDCGTHEGVEITEITENGELIESLEERVLGRVLADDVIDPITNEILFAEGTLIDEEKAKILGESDIKSVSIRTPITCKAAKGVCAKCYGINLGEGKLVKPGEAVGIISAQSIGEPGTQLTLRTFHIGGTASTEQQDRQVVASKEGFIRYYNLNTYENGGKHIVANRRNAAVLLVEPKIKSPIDGVISIDVAHEDINITITGKKEKVSYVLRRGDLAKPNELAGVSGKVEGKIYIPYSDGDSVNANESIAEIIKEGWNVPNRIPFASELRIADGEPVTQKIVSGASGVIKFFILKGDYLERVKDIKKGYQVEEKGLFVVVSDKDGREAVRHYIPRHSIIELDDNSAVESSSVIAMPKEGANLVVAEWDPYSTPIIAEEAGVVAFEDIEPGYSAAEQYDEATGQSRLVINEYLPGGVKPTIIIATKSGTIRYQLEPKTAIFVSDGASVAQADLLAKTPKAVAKSKDITGGLPRVSELFEARKPKNTAIVAEIDGVVRFDKPLRSKERIIITAEDGTTSEYLIDKTRQIQVRDGEFVHAGEKLTDGVISSHDVLRILGEKALHYYLISEIQQVYRRQGVAISDKHIEIIVSQMLRQVKIVDSGNTNFIVGDMVSRVKFKEENERIMKMGGEPAIAEPVLLGVTRAAIGSDSVISAASFQETTKVLTEASIAAKFDHLEDLKENVILGRMIPVGTGLYKDKKVKIKQL